Within the Thermosynechococcus sichuanensis E542 genome, the region AAAAAGTAGCGATCGAGCCAGCGGTAAAAGGCATCTCGTGTCAAATCGGGGGCAAAGCGAGCATACTCCTCGGCATCAAAGAATTGACGGTGGGGATACACAAGCCACAGCATATGGCTCCACCAAAAACCCCGCCGCGCCGAGTAGGGATCCTTGACTTCATCTTCGGTGTGGGCATGGTGCAAGCGGTGACCTGCAACCCAAAAAATCGGCCCTCCCTGCATAGCCAAGGCCCCCAAAACAGCAATGATGTACTCCAACCACTGGGGCACTTGGAAACTACGGTGACTCAAGAGGCGATGGTATCCCAAGCAAATGCCAATACTGCCAAAGAGCCAGTGGAGAAAGATCGTGACAGCCAAGGCAGACCAAGAGAAAAAGAAGAAGGCAACTCCGGCCAAAACATGCACAACCCCGAGAAAGAGGACAAAACCCCAATTGAGGCGGGCAGTCTGCGGTTGCAACTCCAAGGATGATGACATAGGCACTCCTCAACACCGTTTATAAGTTTAGACGTGAGTTTAGATCTCGGGATTTTGGATCACCCCGAAAATGGTAGAGGC harbors:
- a CDS encoding acyl-CoA desaturase, which encodes MSSSLELQPQTARLNWGFVLFLGVVHVLAGVAFFFFSWSALAVTIFLHWLFGSIGICLGYHRLLSHRSFQVPQWLEYIIAVLGALAMQGGPIFWVAGHRLHHAHTEDEVKDPYSARRGFWWSHMLWLVYPHRQFFDAEEYARFAPDLTRDAFYRWLDRYFLLLQIPLALLLYGLGGWSWLLWGMFVRAVFLWHSTWFINSVTHKWGYRRFDTPDNSRNLWWAALLTYGEGWHNNHHAYPHVAKAGWYWWEVDPTWWVIRLLQILGLARKVQLPPPTALS